A DNA window from Delphinus delphis chromosome 6, mDelDel1.2, whole genome shotgun sequence contains the following coding sequences:
- the RBM18 gene encoding probable RNA-binding protein 18 — MEAETKTLPLENASILSEGSLQEGHRLWIGNLDPKITEYHLLKLLQKFGTVKQFDFLFHKSGALEGQPRGYCFVNFETKQEAEQAIQCLNGKLALSKKLVVRWAHAQVKRYDHNKNDKVLPISLEPSSSTEPTQSNLSVTAKIKAIEAKLKMMAENPDAEYPAAPVYSYFKPPDKKRTTPYSRTAWKSRR, encoded by the exons ATGGAAGCAGAAACCAAAACTCTTCCCCTGGAGAATGCATCCATCCTTTCAGAGGGTTCCCTACAGGAAGGGCACCGGTTATGGATTGGCAACCTGGACCCCAAAATCACAGA ATACCACCTCCTCAAGCTCCTGCAGAAGTTTGGCACGGTGAAGCAGTTCGACTTCCTCTTCCACAAGTCAGGTGCTTTGGAGGGACAGCCTCGAGGGTACTGTTTCGTTAACTTTGAAACTAAGCAG GAAGCAGAACAAGCCATCCAGTGTCTCAATGGCAAGCTGGCTCTGTCTAAGAAGCTGGTGGTGCGATGGGCACACGCACAAGTGAAG AGATACGATCATAACAAGAATGATAAGGTCCTTCCGATTAGTCTTGAGCCATCCTCAAGCACTGAGCCCACTCAGTCTAACCTAAG TGTCACTGCAAAGATAAAAGCCATTGAAGCAAAGCTGAAAATGATGGCAGAAAACCCTGACGCAGAGTATCCAGCAGCACCTGTTTATTCCTACTTCAAGCCACCAGATAAAAAAAGGACTACTCCTTATTCTAGAACAGCTTGGAAATCTCGAAGATGA